From the Labeo rohita strain BAU-BD-2019 chromosome 21, IGBB_LRoh.1.0, whole genome shotgun sequence genome, the window acacctttttaccttgtcaaaatgagctctgcaaaactcatctcattctggtcgaggctgctttaaatgcaaatgagctctgctcgccccgcccctctcttctctctgtggagagacaagcctgtttactttagccgcgtttagccgctaaacttgctaactagcacattattaggaaaggcgatcgcaaagatacataaaaaaaaccttatactcacttctgctgtaagtgaagctggatcatgaatgatttgtgcaaacatagacacatttatgtagatcgggaggcgcatttccttcacaaacaaatgtaatctactgcatcttcagcggctcagatgtcagaagtaaatgacgaccactatgttcattattaaatccagcaacacaacacctcaatcgctcaatcagagatattcttgtctaacttacattcctgctccggcatcgaaacaaagagggcggactgttacagctgatctgaggtaaaacgctcatgtcaatcaactatcgtgggagcggtctctgtcagtgtgacgccacaatgacaggcatctgagaatggcttgatttgaaaaagggaatattatttttacagattaattaaaaaccactgcatggatttttatcattatagggtagatttgtacatacactgccaacacacattaatgttcaaataacatgtaaaagtgaacttagcatccgatgacccctttaagtaatcTGTTATATGGTTCAAATCTctttgatatacactaccagtcaaatgttattgaacagttttgttttttaaagaagtctcttctgtttatcaagcctatatttattttatccataaTACAGCagaagcagtaatatttttactatttaaaatatttccttatatttgaatatgttttaaaatgtaatttattcctgtggtcaaagctaattatagaaatcttataatacttttatttagcaaggatgctttaaattgatcaaaagtgatgataaagacatttataaggttacaaaagatttctatttcagataagtgctgttcttctaaactttctattcataatagaaacctgaaaaaattctactcagctgtttcaacataataatgttaataaaaaattttttgaacagcaactcagaatattagaatgatctctgaaggatcatgtgactagagtaatgatgctaaaattttgctttgaaatcacaggagtaaattactttttacaatatattcaaatagaaaatagttattttaaatagtaaacatatttcaaaatttgactgtttttgctgtactttggatcaagtaaatgcaggcttggtgagcagaacagacttctttaaaaaacattaaaaatcttactgctcaaaaacttttgactggtagtgtacattacaAACTATTCCAATTTATATGTCAAAtttaatcttcatttttggccATAGATATAACATCTGTatcaatttcatatttttgctcagtttgagcttctgtttattttctacTTGATTGTGAGCTCCATattcactctaaaaatgctggatgAAATTGTTTAACCCatccttctgggtagttttatttaactcaccTATTGCTTAACTTCAGACCCTGTGTCCACTGAAATGGATAtcacatgattttttgtttaaaccaataaaatgtaatgtttttaaaatatgagcaATGCCTGGTCGCTGATTGGTCCCTGATCAACCAATCACAATGAAGATCTGACTCCTAACTTAATCTGACTGAGCTACAGACATCACAAAAGAGAAACATGACAACCAACTAGGAAGAGGAAGAACCCAATATGTTACCTTTTATATGCAGTGTTATGTTAATGGTAGCCTCATCAACTTTCACCGGTTGTAAAATTAAgactataaaattataatattcaaagttattttgaagatcTATCAGAGTTGCAGAacacaggatttttaaaaaaatttactgtCCATCGCAATGGACATCAGGTCTTGAACGATATCAGCAGGAACCTCAAGAATTAGTTGTATAACAGGTTGAGAAATGTGTGCAagcatttcaaagctaaatacaGAGGTACAAAttctaatgttaatgttttatgaacattgatgttaattaatgaaattaatatcaATATGAGATCAGTGAATacacagcaacacacacactcacaccacctccacacacacaataatatatttatcaaaacaatCAGCAAGTACACATAAACCCATACATATAcaagcaaagacatttatacatatactcAGATTCACTcacttcaaacaaaaaaaaaggatcaaactatttttttttgagacttcatatcatcttactttttttttccagattcttACGGCATTGTTTATTCTTACAGTATGTGTTCTGTTCATAATCTCAAACACTAGTTCAACTATAGTGCACAAACTCTACATATTATGCATGGTTaaaatatgcagattttttttttcggtcCTGGCGTCCATTGTAGTAGACATGAGAAAAATCGAATAAAAATGAGTttgcacaaatcttttttttatatatatacttataattTTTGGAGAAGAGCAAATATCAAGAGgacaaaaaaaattttgttaagtgaaaaaaattcaggtcTGAAATGGTTAAAAGTACTAtatggcttaaaatgaacccaaaatagatTGCAAATTAAACTAAAGTATCTAATTAAAGACATAAAATTAGAGGCATTAGCAATAATCAGAGGTGAACATTTAATAATGAGctaattaaaaatggtttatttaattattagtcattaaatgtattaataaatattaatttccaacctattttgcattcattttaagcagGAAATATAGTTTATAGGAAATGTACTACTTTTTAAGCAgttaaaactacccagaaggttaggttaaacatttaacccaaactctggaacaaaaCAACCTAATCACTGGATTTGTCTATATTTTACctagcgctgggttgtttttaaccaagCCTTTTTAGAGTGTTCTTACTATAGCACGTTATAAAGAAACCTGATGTAGCAAATATGATCTATTACATAAAACACATaatcaaaaaaatgtaagattttcttttatatactgtaaataaactgttccataaaaaaagacttttctGTCACTTTAAAGAAGCATCTTAATGATACAGGGGATACATACTCCTCTAATTTTGGGAATAGGCCTATGTAAAGTTACTCAAAAAGTATGAGCTTGTTTCTTACGTTTAAAATATctgataacattttattatttctagtTCAAGAAAAAGGTATGTGTCAGAAGTGGGATTCGAACCCACGCCTCCATTCGGAGACCAGAATACCCGATTCGTCGGAAGGGAACAGCCCTTGAGTCTGGCGCCTTAGACCACTCGGCCATCCTGACACGTCTGAAATCATAGAGCAAAAGATTCGCATTTAAAATACGCTTACATTTACATGCTTTATATAAACATCATAAATACATTGTGGAATAGTTAACACCGAATAACCAACGAACTGTTTAACCAACATTAACACTGTCAACACATGTAAAACAGCAATAGTGGTTCCTTATTatatgtaaaagaaaatgtaaatatttcagcGAATTTATATCTATTAGTACAATCTCGTATAGGTTAGTCATAAACCACATATAATTATTGACTATTAGAGATTATTTCAGTGTAAcgttataattttattttatgttgaatctACCGCTGATCGTTTTTACGATCACCTTGCGTGCATGCGCGCACCCCTCTCTCGCTCATTTCCGCGCTGCCATTTTGTTTCTGCCATTCAGTTCAAGGGTATTAGCACGAGCAGTCAGCTGTACCAAGACACAACCATGTATCGTTTCGCCAAGGCTGCTCTGAACCTCAGTGGTaagttaaatatcttatttaaagACTGGCcgttttatttcacttttaagtGAACCGTATTTGTTATAATGCTAGCCAATAAACTGGCTGTTGTTTTCCTGTATGCTAAAGCtagttttaatataatacatccGTAGTTTGgtggtgtgtatgttttagCAAACAGTTGAATATATTGTCAGATTTGTCTTTAAagacatgtttatattttatttatttgctgtatGTCTGCTTTGACGTTGCACATAGCGTATATCGAGTATCTTAAAATATGAATACTAGCATACTACCGCTTTTCATCAATCAAATCAAACTGAAAACGTGTCTTCGGAATGGTTAGTGTTTTAGCCGCAAACTCTCATGTATATGGTTACAAAAAGGTCAATGGGTGTTGCATTAGTAATGTCTTTAATAAGTTCATTGAGTTAAAGGTTTTGACCATTCTTAATTGAGGCAATGAATGTAAACTTGagttaatcttaattttttccTCCTTTACAATAGGTCAAAGTGCCCGTCAGGTGGCTTTGCGACAAAAGTCTGATTTGTCCCCTGATTTTCATGCAAAGTATGGACCTCCTCTGCTGATTGCTGGGGCCACATTTTGCACAGCTGTTTGGGCATATGTATGTGACTGCGAACACGAACTTTTAAGAAATCATTTATCTTATTTCTGTGTTCTGTATGTGATTTTGTGCACTGTCTTTGCAGGTGATCACATCAACAGGCATTGCATGGAACCTGTCACCTGTGGGCAAGGTGCAGCCCAAGCCATGGCAGGAGGAGTGAATGCATTTCCCTAATGTGGACCGAATGCTGCAGGATTCTGAATGACATTTTGAACTGTTCCATTTTGCAAATGGAGACTTTTGACCTTAAACAATCTTGTTGCTATCTTGGcatgtctgtaaaaatgtaataaattaaatataaatcctaacatttgtcattttgtttactTCATGCTAAACTGTGTTACATTACTGTGTGACGTTTTACATTAGCTTGATGTATCCTAacgttaaattaatttttatgtcTATTTTGAAGGTCAGTTTTGTATTTAGGATAAAACCCTAAGCTGTCCTTGAACTGTCACAACTCCTGTACCATGAAGCTAGCCGAACAAACTCTGGGTTACAGGATTGGTTAGACATTGCCAAAATCAAACCAATGTACTCAGGCTTTGTTGGTACCAGGGCCCGTTCTTCGTAAGTCGCTTATTACATCCGAGATCAAATGACACATCCAAGATCATATAATCTCTATAAGCATGACCTGGCTAATTCGGTTCTTCAAACGCACCTGTTGATGATTAGTATGGCTGGCATGAAATATGCCTGCTCTTAAGCAGGTTCAAGCTTAAGGACCTGTTGCTATGACGGCAAGTTCAGGATGAGCATCAAAGAACCAAACAATTCAAGATCATGCCAAATCGTCAACAGTCAAATCCAGCTAACTGAGTTAGCGACGTATGAAAAACGAGCCCCAGATTTTTCTGggtgctttttaattttttgtttgtgcatCTTTGTTTCCTTGTGTCTTAGCTCCTCCCCTTAGGATGCAAGGGAAGGATGCAAAGAAAGAAACCCTGGAGGcccactgtcctgcagattttagctccaacACATTTGCCTAGAATTTTCTAGTGAGATGCTGATTCAAGTATGTTTAATTAGGGTTTAAGATAAACACTGCTGGATAGTGATtctccaggaacaggtttgGACACCTCCACTCCAAAATCATCGTCACTTTATCATTTAGTATTCAAATTTAATATtagtccatttatttatttatttgtgtccTATCATATTTAGTgctgtgcaacgattaatcacgtccaaaataatatttatttatatgtattatgtatattgtatatataaagacacatatttttcttgcatgtgtgtgtgtgtatatatatgtatatatatatatatacataataaatacacagtgcacacacacacacatattatgtacacaaaagcttttatgcgattaatcgattaatttaattacgtgcaaaacatcttatttatttatttattacagtatgaTGCTGTTGTGTGATGTTAAAGGGCTctcaaagcttttttttttttaattaaaatatatatagggGACAAAATCACGGGAAAAAATAACTTTCACTTTGGATGCTGGTGAAGCTTATAGgggattttattttgaaatcttgCGTCGGTTGGCCATTTCGTACTTTTTGGTTGATGCATTATTCACATTTTGGAGTTGGCATAGTTTCAGATACACATTAGTATTTGCATTTTGCTACGTGTTTTATCTTTACCTGCATAGGTCCTAGGGATGGGGAAATGAAGCCATAAAGTACAGACGCTTAATGATATGTGcacaaataacattaacaaaacaaaacaaaaagcctcaaacctgtgtgtgtgtgttgtttctccctctgataaattaaattaacaaattcaTAAAGGTGTGGCAGTCAATGCCAGTATGAACTAATATAATAGAACATAATGCAATAgaagaaaaatatatgtaaaataaacagaGTTGCATAGGGTAAGTATTTTTCCtcaatttgttttgtattaacTTGTATGACTTGTAtgggtttttaaaaatgtgagtacctttcttttttttttttaaatgaaaatcattaATTTTGACATGGACGAAACAATATAAAGTGTTGGACTAAATGTCAGTAAGAGTATTGTGTAATGGGACCATATATGGTtattaaatgtacttaaaaaaacttacatttatcCGTTCACCAAACACCAACATCAACCTCTATCCCAAATAAAAACACCAAattatcaaacaaaaataaataaataaaagtgcaaAAATGATACCGatataagttattttttatctttctttttgcttaaaaaaaaaacatacaaaagacCAAGTAAacaacagtaagaaaaaaattaatacattctAAGAAGTCCAGATTGCAgcataacaataaatataacaaataaacataataagaacattaaaataaattaattaaacaatacaaCACAATACAAGGGGCTTAATCGTCAAAAAATACCTTCAACAGATGACATAATTTAAGGGCTTTTTTAATGACGCATGAGTTTTAAGGATTTGAAGAAGACAATTAAATCTTTCTGgtataatactttatttttgtattataatgacaaccaatacatttttacatcacaaactgttttataaaatatttagttaacaataatattatactgttaatttcattcaacaattccaaaagaaaaaagaaaaaaatattttagttttaaaagccagctattatttacttaaaactTAACCAAGCATAGAGGTCATCCcatattatttttagataatttgcataaaaagacaaatatttaatataaaatatttacataaaatatttataatataaacaaaacagattttgcAATGACTCTACGTCCCCTTCACAAAAAGTGCACTCATTACACTCCAAATTAAAGCTGTAGTTATAATATttgaattctattttaattcagCAGCTCAGGGTCTCTAGATAGGGGGCAGCAACATTGCAGCACATTCTGTCAATGTTGTCTCACATCCTTTGCGCTCAGTTGGGCATTGATTGACAGCAAGTATGTCCAATGAGCGCTACATTGAGACCCACATACCTCGATTAGAACCCGCCCACACTGTGTGCATCAGCATCAAGCTAAGGTCACTCTCATTCGGGAACTTACCCAGCACTGCACCACACCAGCTAAAGAGAGATTTGCTGCAAATCCACAGCCAGAATGTCTCTGTCAAACAAACTTACTTTGGACAAGGTGGACGTGAAGGGAAAGCGCGTGATAATGAGGTGAGTATGAATTGCCACCAGCACTTTCCGTTGTATTACTTCctaacagtaaatcagcatacgCATTGCTTTTCGTTAATGGGATATGCTTTGTGGCTTACTTTTggcatttaaaattcaaataattatttcGGCATCGCTCAAGGTTATGCGAATGAACGCCGTGCCAGTTCAATCATTGATAACCGGAAGTGTGTCTGTCACGCGTCACGTTTTAGAGATTCCAGATACGTGCAGGATGGCAGATACACCGAACGCACGTGGAAGTCCTTTAATATCTGTCATAACTCtgctgtattaaaataaagGCAAATCTACAAACCTGTAACATAATTACAGTAGACGCTGTAAAAACGTCTTGGTGAAATGACACCACGCAGCTACAAATGTCAAATGGCCAGGGAGCCACTgctcactttatttttgtattatactGACAACCAGTACGTTTTCTCAtcacatactgttttataaaatatttagttcGTGTGCTGGTGGGTTTATACcagtattttcatttagtgGCTTGTTCGCACTTGTTATACTCTTTGTCACTTACGCATGACAGGTAACGTTATACTTTTTTCCATGCACATTAATTAATATTCTTTCTAATATATTCCGCTAAACGACGTCTACATCATCTCAGCAGCTATTAGCATAAATTACCTTTGGTATGCTGAACACAGCCAAAAGGCCTGCCAGCAAAAGGCCTAAAAATCCACACTGGCGGACAAACATGCCCCACCTACAGTCTCCcgctttatttaacatttttcaccCATATATAAATACTCAAATGCTGTAATGGCATTTTTGAGTAAGTAATTAGTAGGCATTTTAAGTGTGTCACGATGAGTCAGTATATCCTTTTACAGCAGTAGCTCGGTGCTCTTACAACGTCCACTGTCAGGTTCTGAACTGCTATATCATTGTCtaatattgtattaataatataacagtATCCGGGACTCTTCCCTGAATACATGTAATGCTTTAGGGGGCTTTACAGTATTACGTAATTCATTGTAGTCATGGAGACCGTGTGAACGTGCAGCAGTGTGTGTACAGCTATAGTGTGTAGCTTACAGTGATGCTGATGAGATATGTTATagattcagttgtttttttcaatCCTCCCTTttatttaaagcttttaaatgagtacatttttattagctaattacagatgtttttcttaaacattaaaatacatataagcTATTAGAGATAAGTACTTATTAGAGGTTTGGGATAAATTGCCCTAAATGACTTTTAATTAGCACTGAGCTGAGGATATTTTTCCATGTATGGCTTGTTatgaatgtattttcttaatttttttattttccaaataatgAATGAgcaatttaataattacattagaGCATGATATTTTATGTAGTTTATTCTGTAGCAGATCAATTTACATTTCTCTGTCTCCAACAGGGTTGACTTCAACGTTCCTATGAAGGACAAGGCGATAACAAATAACCAGAGGTGAGAttcatattgcatttttttttaatcttggtCAATAATGGTTCTTTTACATCCTGTTGAAATATTGCAgtgttttaatcattaaaatggaCCCACAGCTTTGCTGTTTATAAATTGTTATACACTTACAgtcatgctaaaaattcagctttgaaatcacaggaataaattacattttaaaatgtattcaaatagaaaaatgttattttaaatagtacaaatattataaaattttactgtttatgctgttctttggatcaaaAGAAATCAGGCTTGGTATACAGAAGAGACTTTagactaaaaacattaaaaatcttactgttcaaaaccttttgactggctGTGTATATtatcattcatgcattcattcattcattcattcatgtctGTTTTCTTGCAAAACAATAAAGTTCTAGAAGTTTGAGCTttacttttacaattttaacattacattttttactgcTTAATACATATTAGTTTATATAATTTCAATGGTACTGTTTAAAAGCGTACTTGGTTTAAAATACTGTTTGAGACAAAAATATCAATTTGTGAtgacaaaatgcattttcttttattaaatgtgaccctggaccacaaaaccaatcataaggtttgatttttatttttatttattttattttttttaattgtttttttctgaataaataagcttttcattgatgtatggtttgttagggttgaacagtatttggctgaaatacaactaggaatctaaatattgagaaaattgcctttaaagttgtccaaataaagttttaatatatttacgataggaaatttacaaaatatcttcatggaacatgatctttacttaatatcctaatgatttttgggcataaaagaaaactcgataattttgacccatacaatgtatttttggctattgctacaaatatacctgtgctacttaagactggttttgtggtccagagtcacatatttattttcatgtagaACTGACTCACTGTTAAAAAAGACATGTTAGCCATATGCTACAGAATTTGTaacttatattatatatgctCTCATCAGAATCAAGGCTGCAGTCCCATCAATTCAGTATTGTTTAGACAATGGGGCCAAAGCTGTAGTCTTGATGAGCCATTTGGGCCGGCCTGATGGAGTCCCCATGCCAGACAAGTACTCTCTGGAGCCTGTGGTTGCAGAACTCAAGACCCTGCTGGGAAAGTAAGAGAGCTCAATATAGACTTTCAAACCTACACATATTGCACCATCACTTAGAAATAATATAAACCTTCAAGCTACATCTGTTTGACAGCAGTGATGTTATATAGCTTTACTGCATAAACATTAGAAATGTATGGTAGGAAATCAATCTCAAACTGACATCTTAATTGCAATGCAtacaaaattcagtttattGCTCCGTCACCA encodes:
- the LOC127152029 gene encoding cytochrome c oxidase subunit 7B, mitochondrial, coding for MRAPLSRSFPRCHFVSAIQFKGISTSSQLYQDTTMYRFAKAALNLSGQSARQVALRQKSDLSPDFHAKYGPPLLIAGATFCTAVWAYVITSTGIAWNLSPVGKVQPKPWQEE